The sequence CAATACACTTGTGCCGTGAAACCCCTCAATATTTTTATACTTACGACCAATCACAAAATCGCGCTGCGCACCAATGCGTAGTTTTGTAAGACTTTGGTGACTTAGCTCGAAACCATCGTCCAAGACGCCGATCGTGACATCGGAACCCGTATATCCTTCTTCTTGCTGTACGGTAAGAATGCCCAATGCGTCCAATTGCCCCGCCGCCGCGCCATACTCCCAAGAAGAGTGCAAGAGTGAATTCTCAGTACTCCTTTTGTTTCGAGTTATTACTTTTTGGGGGGCAATATTCTGAAGCTCATGAAGTGTGAGAGTGGGATAACTCTTTTGTAATGCATTGAGCGCGGAAGGCGTGCCCCTCACAACAACCCACGGAATGCTGCTAAAGGAACTTTCCACAGTGAGTTGTAGCGATTGCAGTGACGAATCGAGTTGAGAGGTTCGTTGGTAACTTGTGAGTATTGAGAGCTGTTCCCGTTGCAATCTTCGCGCTCTGGCATCAGGAATCATGTGAATCGGCAACGACTCGACTACTTTCGCGAAGCAATTGCTATCACCGGTAATCGCAATACGCAGTGATTGCTCTTTCGACTGTGCGAATCCACTTGTCGCGAAAAAGAAAACGCTCACTCCGCTTAGAAGCAGAATGAGCGCCGATGAGAATTTCTCCTGCACAAATCACTCACTTAAGCGAATGGTGTTGCCGGATTCGTATGCCACCCGACCGGTTGACGTTACACTAAACCTGCCACTACTGCTCGACACTTCGTACAGCGTCTCATTTCGCAATTGAAGGATTCGCGCCGAGCCATCTTCGCTGCCACGGAAAGTAAGCCGCTTATTGTCGGAAACAGTTGGTTCTAATGCAAAACGATAAAGCGTATCGACTACACCGCTCGTCAAATTCGCCCGAAACAATATCGGGCGTGTTGCACCTTGCGCTTGCGGAATATTCCCATCGAATACCACCGTGTTGCTATCGAGAAAATCGATCTTGAATGCGTCGCGACTGTTTAAAACGCGGCTGTTCGACAACTGGGATAGCCTCGCGGTAACCGGTCTGCCGCCATTGTCGCCACCGAAGTAACCGATGTAATCGTTGAATTTCGACAGTGTTGGTTTACTTCCGGTAACGTGTAATGCTGTCACATTGAGCATTGGCAAAGTAATTTTCGCAATACCTAAAGTGTAAACAGCGTCGTATTCTTCGTAGAGGATTACTTCGTTACCGAAACCATCGCTTCCAACACAGGGATCGCGGCCAGATACCCGCAGTTGCGTAACCGCATGATTGCTGATTGTCAAGAGAAATATCCCGTTACGTTCAGAACCCATCGGACCACTCGCATAGTACACGACTCGTTCGTTATCATCGAACCAGACTGGCGCAGCCGCCGGTTGCGGCATCGTTTCGTCAATCAAGCGGCTTATCGAACCGCTGCCATTTCGCAACATCCAAACATCATCGCGTACAAATAACAGGAGCGATCCATTAGGTGAGATTACCGGATTGCTTCCATCACTCACCAGCACGGAACTGCTTAGCGTAGGAAGCTCAACTGGGATATCGGTTTTACCATCGTCTTCAGTGCACCCAACTCCCATCGCTGTTACGATTACGAATAGAATGCAGAAAAACAGAACTTTATCGTTGATAACGTACCGTATAGACAAGGTACTCCTCTCCGCCTGCCGGCACTTGAATTTTCCACTCTGCCATCGTTGCATCACTTCGCTGTAGTGCGATTGCTCCTGTCGAGTTGGTCGCCGTTACGATTTGCCAACTGCCAAACAGCATTTCCCGCAAAATCACTGGAACTGTTTTCGTTGTAGCGTTACTTACCAAAATTCTCACACTCTCTTCCGATTCATTTCGGCTAAGTCGGCGGTAATGTGTCCGCTCCTTATGAGCGCGCAACGAAAATGCCGTTCCCGTCCGTACTGCAAACTCGCTGCCCGCCGGCATCGCCGGTAAATAATCTTCACCGGCAAACGTTCCGCCGTTCACAGTATCGCCATACACAGTGATCTCGCCCCATGGCATCGCCTTGCTACCGAGCGCCGAATGTTTCGCTAACGAAAACACAAACTCAGTAAACACTGGAGCCGATTGCGTCGTCGCTTCTTCGACTACATACTGCTCCCGCCCCTCAATCCGGGTGCGAGGAAAGTATGGCAATTGTAAGGTCGATCCCGCATCAATATCGACCTTCTGTGGAATTTCGAATTTCTGATATCCTTGCCAAGCGTTGCTTGAAGCGTTCTTACCTGTTACTGCCGCTCCTACTTTTTGATTTGTTTCTTGATCAGTTGAAAGTCCGACGTCTCCAGCAACTAACGTGAGTTGCACATCGGGAAGCGATGTACCGCTGGTATTCTCAAGAGAAAAGTCGCTTTGCAGTTCAGCGTGGTTCGCATCAATCTTCCACAAATGATAGGCGGCGCGCCAATTCGCTCCCGGCGCTAAGTAGGAGAATCGTATCGGTTCGCGTCGCGAACCATCGGAACGCACCTTCCAAAGCAGCTTGGAGACCCCTTGCGCACCAACCGGCAGGGTATCAAACGATAACCAGTTAAAGGAGTTTTTATCAAGTAGCTCCACTCGAGGTAAAGTCGTATCCGGTTGAAGAAAAAGATGGTTGTCGGAAATGTGGAGTATCTTTCCCTCTACCCGTTCGTTTCCCTGTTGAAAAGAAATCCACTGTCCGCGATACTGCTTCCAGAGGTCAGCGATTTCAAACTCACTGGGAACGAATCTTGTCGACAAAGGAAGTAGCTCCTTGAGTGACCGTAATGGTTCGATCCGTAACGACGATACAAACGCCCCCGGCAACACCGGCTCAAAGGAGACTATTTGCTCACCATCACGAAAGTCGACGATCAGTGTCTCGGTGTACTGCAACAAATCGCGGGTATAGACCGTTAACCGGACATCCCGGATTGGAGCGCTAACCACCGTTTGCCAGCACAACAGACAACACCCGATTCCCCAAAACCAACTACGCATCCCCACAACCTCTTCTTTGTAAAAGAAATAATCCACTACAAAGTGCGAAGAAATCGCTTGCGTTCCAATCTGCACAATGCTTGCAACAAAGTTTTCACTTCATCAAAACGTTCAGTCCGAATCATCAGCATTAGGCAGAAATCTCCTAAGTAACGATTGCAACGGGAAGGAATAGGAGAAGAAAGTATTGGACTCATCAGAAACCAGCACTCAAACATCTACTCGCTTTGGTCAGTTTTATAACTCACGAAAATCATATTCGCGATATTCATCTAATGTCTTTATATATACAGGATATATAAATTAAATATATCATCAATCAATATATGTAATATCAACATATATAATTCGCTCCTATTCATTCCATCAATGAATTACCGGTGAGAACACGATCAAGAAACAAACTCTAAGAGGTCGTTTCGCATGGTCTCTATGAGGGATTTTAACGACTGAAATCGATAAACATAATCATGGGGAGTACGCGCTAAATCATTGATAAACGTTGTGATAAAACAGTCATGTGAAAACTTGGAAAAATGTGAAACCTCAACCATTCATGAAGTTATTCTGAATTCTTCACAAAATCGATTTTTCAGATTGCATTCTGCTCGACGAGGTATTATCATTGCCTATCGGAGGATATAGGAATGAATACTATTGGCAACGCGCTGAATGGGGAAAATAGAGTGATACCTCCCGGCCCGTTCTTCATTACGCTCGAAGAGAATTCCGCTGTCTCCCATCGGATTGTCATCCCTGCACTGCTAAGGAGAGGGCTCCTGCCCGTTAATGAACAACCGGAACTGATCTGGCTTCGCAATGATAAAGTCAATGCCTTGCAACTACATCCTGCACCGGTTCTCTATGCAATCCTCGAAGAGCGAATTGCCGAATTACCGGAGGAGGAGAGGCCTCTTCGGCGGCGACAATGGTATCGTGACTTCTACGTGATTGAAGTGAATAAGGACTACCGGTTGACCTTACCAAAATTAGCTGATCTCCCGACTTCCTATGCGTGGGACAACTGTTTGCGAGCGGTAATCGTCGGTTTCGGGAAATATGCATGGCTCTTTTCCGAAGTCGCTTACAACCGCTATCTCGCAGGATTAGAGCCGCAGGATAGCCTCGCAACCACGTTCCAGGAGTTTGCGTGACCCTTGAGTTTCATCATGTCCCCGTCCTCTTGCACGAGACTGTAAACGCAGTGATAACTAATCGCTCCGGTTGCTATCTCGATACGACCGGCGGTTCGGGCGGACATGCTGCGGAACTCCTAAATCAACTTAACGACGACGCGAAACTCATAATAATCGACCGTGACCCACAAGCAATCGAATATCTCCGGGCGCGCTTTCAATCCGAGCCACGAGTCAAAACAATCTGGCAGGGACGATTTGGGGAAAGTCGGAAACCAATGGATGAACTCAAGTGGGAACAGGTGGACGGAATCATCGCCGATTTAGGCGTTTCATCTCCCCAACTTGACTCTCCTGACCGCGGCTTTTCTCTCAGGTATTTGAATGCTCCCTTGGATTTACGAATGGGAGAGAACGAACAAACGGCAAATGAATGGTTATCGACTGCAGACGTTTCTGAAGTCGTAACGGCATTGGAACAAGGCGGCGATTTTCGCAATGCCGACCGAATCGCGGAACCATTACTAACCGCTGCACGGGCAAATCGCCTCCACTCAGTTAATGATGCGATAGAGGCGGCGTTCCCCGGGAAGCAATTGCCACGCAATGTCCAATCGCGGTTTCTCCAAGCACTACGAATTGCCGTCAATCAAGAATACAGCGAGCTGATAGCACTATTGCAACTTGCCCGAAATCGCATTCGCCCCGGTGGGCGTTTAGCGATTATCACTTTTCACAGTGGCGAAGCGAAAATTGTGAAGCAGGAGTTTGCTGCGCGAGACTGCAAATCCAATTACCGTTACTGGAAAATTCCCGTTGGTCTTAAAGCGCAGGCATCAGAAGCGGAAATGAAACATAATCGGCGAGCGACATCGGCAGTATTGCGAGTCGCTGAGCGTGGAGTTGACCGATGAAAAATGCAACCAATTGCAAGTACTCCGGTGGTTTCATCTATAATGAACCGCCACGTCAGCGAAATTTCAAGAAGCTCTTGCACTTCATGCTTTTCTTTCTCGTGTTCTTCGTTGGTGCCGGCGCGATTGGATACATCAATTACATCAATCAAGTCAATGTGCAGCAAATCGACCGGACTGAAACAGCTATCAATGCCGCGCGTCGAATCCAACTCGCAAAACTTGCGAAACTAAACCAAGCGATGAAGTATGAGAACATCCAGAAGAAAGCCAGTCTGCTCGGATTGAATAGCGTGTCGACCCAGATTGAGCAACTCGCGTTGCCTGAAGCACATTTCGACGAAACTCAGTTAGCATTCCTCATGAAGCGGCGCACCGAAAAAGTATTCGAGCCGAAGCGCTTTGCTTCGAATGTAGTTACAAAACGGAATGTCCAATAACACTCGGCGGGTGCAATCATGATACCGAAAGAATGGCAACACTCCCGATTCATTCCTACCGATTCCGAATATCGGTTACGGCTGAGGTGGATGGTTATTGTTATCCTACTACTTGCCACAATAGGAATTGGGCGTTATGGCTTTTGGCTATTCGTTCGCGGCGATGAGATTCGCAACATCGCTACTGAACAGTATCGTCAGATCGAACCGATTGCCTCTGAGCGGGGAAGAATCTATGATCGCAATGGCAATATTCTCGTCAGCAACATCAAGTATGTGACCATCGGCGTCGACCGCCAAACCTTAAAAATCACCATCGATTCGTTGGCGTCAATTCTTGCAAAATCGTTTGGTAAACCGGCGTCGTTTTATCGCGATCGCATCAACAAAATTGATCAACGCTATGTCGTGTTGGAAAAGCGGATAACCATCGACATCGCTTCGAAAATCGATAAGTACAAGATCGCTGGCTTAGTAAAAACGATTGAATCGTCGCGTTACTATCCGAATGGTACTTGTGCGGCAATGGTAATCGGCAAAGTCGACAATACAAACAATGGCATTTTTGGATTGGAACGGAGTCTCAACAAGCAACTCGCTGGAATACCCGGCAAGCAGTTCCGCATCCGCATCGGTTCCAATGCCTCGACCATCGACATCGACAATCCAATCGTTCCTGCGGTGAACGGCGCTGACATCTATACTTCATTGGATGTCGTTGCCCAACAAATAGTGGAAGAGGAATTATCGCAAACTGTCGAAGAATTCAAAGCCCAATCAGGTACAGTAGTCGTCATGGTCCCGCAAACGGGCGAAATCATTGCTATGGCAAGCTATCCGTTCTTCGACCCAAACAAATCGTCGGCTGCCGATACTCTCGGTTTTCGTCCGCGACCAGTGTATGACCTCTTCGAGCCGGGATCAACGGCAAAGACTTTTACGTTTGCTGCGGTGTTAGAAAACACCAACACCTCGTTGGATGAAATCATCAATACCTATGGTGGTTCCTATTCCTTGTGTGGCAAAGTGATTCATGACGATCACCATAGCGGACCGTTATCGGTTGCCGATGCCTTTGCACAGTCGTCGAACATCGTCACGTTACAGTTGGGATTGCGGATGCGTCCCGAAACTTTCCGCGAAGCATTCAAGAAATTTGGTTTTGTTGCCCGTTCGCACAGTGGTTTACCTGCCGAACAACCGGGCATGATGCCTTCACTCAGTAGTTGGAGCTCCTTGTCGCAGGCGACCATCTCGTATGGTCACGGGATCTCGGTAACTGCGTTGCAACTCACTCAGGGTTATGCTGCGCTTGCCAATGGCGGCGAACTCATGTGGCCACAACTGGTGAAGCGAATCGATTGGAACGATAAACTCTCCGATACCTATGAACCGATGGTGCGTCAGCGTGCTGTATCGCGCCAGACTGCCGAAACAATGCTTATGCTGATGCAGCGCGTTACTGAAGTTGGGACTGGAAAACGGGCCCGGATCGATGGCATAAAAGTTGGCGGAAAAACTGGTACAGCGAAAAAGTTGAGTGAGCGCGGTGGTTACATGGAAGGTCACTACGTAGCGAACTACGTGGGGGTAGCTCCAATTGATAATCCGCAGCTCGTTTGTGCCGTTGTTATCGATGATCCACGCGCTGTTAGTCATTATGGCGGTATCGCTGCAGCGCCGCTCTGGCAGCGGATAATCGTGCGATTGATGCAAACATTACCAGCGATGGCAGTGCAATCAGCGCCGGTGCGTTATGTCGGAAATACTCCAACCGGTTACACGGTTCCTGAGTTAATCGGAATGTCGGATGGCGCTGCCCAACGATTAGCGCAAGGCTGGGTATTCCAACGCGAAGGTTCCGGTGATCATATCATCGCTCAAGAGCCTGCCGCAGGTATGCGTGTAACGAACAATACGATACGCATCGTATTGGCGGACGAACGCGCGCAATTGACCAGTATCCCGGTCCCGCCGGTATATGGCATGTCATTACGAAATGCCTTGGCAAAGTTATCGGAATTGAAACTAACTGCTGAAGTGCAGGGAGTCGGAAAAGTATTGACGCAAAACCCTGCCCCCGGAACAATCCTGCCATGCGGTTCGACGATTCAACTTATCTGTGAACGGGCGGGACTGTGACGAAAATATTATCACAGTTATTTCACTCGGATCGCGAACACTTTGATAATCGTGTCGCGACCGGTATCGCTTACGATTCCCGAAAAGTAATGCCCGGCGGCATCTTCGTAGCGATTCCCGGTGTAGCAGTCGACGGTCATCAATTCATTCCACAAGCTGTTTCTCGCGGTGCTACCGTTATTGTTGGTGAACAGCCTGCGATGGAATTGCCGAGCGGAGTTACCTACATCCAAGTGACTGATACCCGAATAGCATTAGCAGAACTATCTTCGCAATGGTTCGATCACCCGGCTGATAAGTTGGCTATCCTTGCTGTAACGGGCTCAAATGGAAAAACTACGAGTACCTACCTCATCGAACGAATTCTCCGCTCCGCTGAAAAAAAGTGTGCGGTGATTGGAACGATTGGTTATATAATCGGAGGTGAGGCTCGTCCCGCAATCCACACCACACCGGAATCCTACGAATTGCAGAGCTTGTTTGCCGATGCTGTTACAGCCGGTGATCGTTTTATCGCGGTAGAGGTTTCATCCCATGCTCTTGCATTAAAACGTACCCACGGAATTGATTTCACCGGAGCGATTTGGACGAACCTCACCCAAGATCACTTGGATTTCCACGGGACGATGGAAAACTACTTTGGCGAAAAAGCGAAACTATTCCTTGGCGAAGGTGCTGCACGAATTCGCTTGGTGAATCGTGACGATAGCTATGCTGCTCGGATGTTGCAGGATCCCGCAATTCTTTCGTTTGGCATCGACTCGACAACTGCGAATTATCGTGCTACCAGCATAAAAATGACTGCGAATGAAACAAGCTTCCGGATAGTCGGCACCTCCAACGGATCGATTGATGTGAAAACATCGATGGTTGGGAAATACAATATTGCGAACATTCTTGGAGTCGCTGCGTTGTTGGATCGGCTCGGTATTGCTCCACTCGCAATTGCCGATGGGATCGGACAATTGGAAGGGGTTTCCGGCAGAATGCAGCGCGTTGATTCGCCCGTCGGCACTGCGATATTTGTCGACTATGCTCATACTCCCGACGCTATGGAAAATGTGATAAAAACGGCTCGTTCCTTCACGCAGAACCGGCTTCACGTTTTGTTTGGCTGCGGTGGAAACCGCGACCGCGCTAAACGGCCGCTGATGGGTGCTGCCGCCTGTATCGCCGATTCGGTGGTAGTCACATCGGACAACCCCCGCTTTGAAGAACCGCAAGCGATTGTCGATGACATTATGCCGGGTCTCGATCGGTCCAAAGTTGCTCTTATCGAGTTGGATCGTACAACCGCTATCGCTGCCGCTTGCAGCATGTTAGTCGAAGGTGATGTATTGTTAGTGTTAGGAAAAGGCGCTGAGAGTTATCTCGAGATTAAAGGTGTCCGACATCCTTACTCCGATTACGAGGCGATAGCCCAAGCGATTACTAAACTACCCGGAGCGACTCATGCTTGAGCGAACGCTGCAAACATTGACGAACGCTGAAACCATCGCTGGATCGCCTTATTTGGTGCCGATATCCGGTATCTCAATCGACACCCGTACACTTAGTCAAGGGGACTTATTCGTTGCATTAACTGCGGTTCGAGATGGCCACGATTTTATTCCGGCGGCAATTGTTCGAGGAGTCGCCGCTTTGTTGGTTTCTAAACCACTCGTTGAACTCCCTCCGATACCGGATAATGTTTGGGTAGTGCAAGTACCTGACTGTACCAAAGCGTTGCTTGAAATCGGTGTATGGTTTCGTGAAAATGTACTCCGCTGTCCGGTGATTGCAGTTACCGGCTCGTACGCAAAAACATCCGTGAAAACAATGGCGGCGGAAGTATTGAAAGAGTTGGGTAACGGGTTAGTTTCCGAGAAAAACTACAACAATCATTTAGGAGTCCCACTTACGTTGGCGACGGCACAACCAGCGAATCGTTTTGCTTTGTTTGAACTTGGAATGAATCATTTCGGAGAAATCCGCACATTGACTGAAACGGCTCGTCCCACAATTGGATTGATTACGCACATCGGACGGGCACATATCGAGTATTTCGGATCGGAAGAGGCAATTGCCAAAGCAAAAGGTGAATTGTTTGAAGCGATGACACCTGCCGGTGTCCGTCTTGTGAATCTGGATGATCCCTATATTCTTGCGCTTGCGAAGAAATATCCCGGCGCATTCGATCTTGGCTACACATTAAGTAACGACAACTTCGACTTCAAAGGACGAATCCTCCGGGCAACTCCGTTAGAGAAGGATGAACACGGTTGCTACGGTATCTCCCTTGCTGGAACGGAGTTACACTCCTCGTTACCCGGGCGCTTCCAACAATACAATTTGCTTGCCGCGGCGACGATTGGCATTGCCCTTGATATCCCGCTACCCCGAATCGCAAAGCGCTTGCGTGATGTGCGTGCGGTACCGATGCGCGGACAACTTCTCCATTTTGATTCGATAACGCTCATTCGTGACGAATACAACGCCTCACTTCACTCGATGAAAGCTGGTTTAGAGTTGTTGAACGACCAATCAACCGCAAAACGGCGCATTGCCGTTCTCGGTGACATCTTTGAGTTGGGCGAACAAGTACGCAACGACCATGAAACCTTGGCGGAATACATCGTTGAAGCAAATCCTTCGGTAGTGTATCTCTGTGGGGCGCATTGTCGTTGGACATTTCGCCGGTTGCAGGAGGTTGCAAGTCAAATCAAAGTAATGCACTCCGATTCTGTCGAGGAAATTGCTCATATAGTATCTCAACGGCTGCAGCCAGGCGATGCAATCTTAGTAAAAGGTTCACGCGGTATGGCGATGGAACGAATTAGCAATGCAATCTTGGAAATTGTCGAAAACTTTTCTCGGGATCGAAAATGATCGACCGTGAAGTTGCATACACAGCAATTAATCGTCCGCGAAAAGTTGCGGTTATCGGCGGTGAGCGTTCGGGTATCGCCGCGGCGAAGTTATTACAGTCGTTGGGTATTCCCTGCTTCCTATCCGATATCGCACAAGGTGAAAAAGCAGAAATCCTACGACAGAAGTTACTTGCTCTCAATATCCCCTTTGAGTTAGGCGAGCATAGCGATGAGATATTTCGTGGTACCGATTTAATCGTTACCTCACCAGGGGTAGATTCTCGGAGTAAGCTGTTTGTACGGGCACGAGACGCCTGCATCCCGGTATGGTCCGAACTGGAGTTTGCATGGCGTCTCAACCCCGGAAAAACCATTGCCATCTCTGGTACAAATGGAAAATCGACGACCACGACATGGCTTGGTGAAATCTTCCGCTCTGCTAAAATTCCTCATGTCGTTGCAGGGAACATAGGTGTTGCGTTTTCCGATTGTGTACATGAGTTAACGCCGGAGCATTGGGCGATCTTGGAAGTTTCTTCTTTTCAATTGGAGTGGATAGAGAAGTTTCAACCCGATGTCGCTGTACTACTGAATCTCGCTCCTGACCATTTGTATCGCTACGATTCACTCCAGCAGTACTATCTCACGAAACGGGCGATAGCCCTTCATCAAACATCCAAACAAGTATTCGTAGGAAATGCCAATGATGTTAACGTCGAGCTTATATCGAAAGGACTAAAATCGTCGTTGTTCCCATTTTCTGGCAGTCATCCGTTAGAACGTGGAGTATGGCTTGGGCACGACCGGATATACCTCCGCGATACCGAACCGGTTGCAATGCGATTAGCTT is a genomic window of bacterium containing:
- the rsmH gene encoding 16S rRNA (cytosine(1402)-N(4))-methyltransferase RsmH, coding for MTLEFHHVPVLLHETVNAVITNRSGCYLDTTGGSGGHAAELLNQLNDDAKLIIIDRDPQAIEYLRARFQSEPRVKTIWQGRFGESRKPMDELKWEQVDGIIADLGVSSPQLDSPDRGFSLRYLNAPLDLRMGENEQTANEWLSTADVSEVVTALEQGGDFRNADRIAEPLLTAARANRLHSVNDAIEAAFPGKQLPRNVQSRFLQALRIAVNQEYSELIALLQLARNRIRPGGRLAIITFHSGEAKIVKQEFAARDCKSNYRYWKIPVGLKAQASEAEMKHNRRATSAVLRVAERGVDR
- a CDS encoding penicillin-binding transpeptidase domain-containing protein, producing MIPKEWQHSRFIPTDSEYRLRLRWMVIVILLLATIGIGRYGFWLFVRGDEIRNIATEQYRQIEPIASERGRIYDRNGNILVSNIKYVTIGVDRQTLKITIDSLASILAKSFGKPASFYRDRINKIDQRYVVLEKRITIDIASKIDKYKIAGLVKTIESSRYYPNGTCAAMVIGKVDNTNNGIFGLERSLNKQLAGIPGKQFRIRIGSNASTIDIDNPIVPAVNGADIYTSLDVVAQQIVEEELSQTVEEFKAQSGTVVVMVPQTGEIIAMASYPFFDPNKSSAADTLGFRPRPVYDLFEPGSTAKTFTFAAVLENTNTSLDEIINTYGGSYSLCGKVIHDDHHSGPLSVADAFAQSSNIVTLQLGLRMRPETFREAFKKFGFVARSHSGLPAEQPGMMPSLSSWSSLSQATISYGHGISVTALQLTQGYAALANGGELMWPQLVKRIDWNDKLSDTYEPMVRQRAVSRQTAETMLMLMQRVTEVGTGKRARIDGIKVGGKTGTAKKLSERGGYMEGHYVANYVGVAPIDNPQLVCAVVIDDPRAVSHYGGIAAAPLWQRIIVRLMQTLPAMAVQSAPVRYVGNTPTGYTVPELIGMSDGAAQRLAQGWVFQREGSGDHIIAQEPAAGMRVTNNTIRIVLADERAQLTSIPVPPVYGMSLRNALAKLSELKLTAEVQGVGKVLTQNPAPGTILPCGSTIQLICERAGL
- a CDS encoding UDP-N-acetylmuramoyl-L-alanyl-D-glutamate--2,6-diaminopimelate ligase, yielding MTKILSQLFHSDREHFDNRVATGIAYDSRKVMPGGIFVAIPGVAVDGHQFIPQAVSRGATVIVGEQPAMELPSGVTYIQVTDTRIALAELSSQWFDHPADKLAILAVTGSNGKTTSTYLIERILRSAEKKCAVIGTIGYIIGGEARPAIHTTPESYELQSLFADAVTAGDRFIAVEVSSHALALKRTHGIDFTGAIWTNLTQDHLDFHGTMENYFGEKAKLFLGEGAARIRLVNRDDSYAARMLQDPAILSFGIDSTTANYRATSIKMTANETSFRIVGTSNGSIDVKTSMVGKYNIANILGVAALLDRLGIAPLAIADGIGQLEGVSGRMQRVDSPVGTAIFVDYAHTPDAMENVIKTARSFTQNRLHVLFGCGGNRDRAKRPLMGAAACIADSVVVTSDNPRFEEPQAIVDDIMPGLDRSKVALIELDRTTAIAAACSMLVEGDVLLVLGKGAESYLEIKGVRHPYSDYEAIAQAITKLPGATHA
- a CDS encoding UDP-N-acetylmuramoyl-tripeptide--D-alanyl-D-alanine ligase, encoding MLERTLQTLTNAETIAGSPYLVPISGISIDTRTLSQGDLFVALTAVRDGHDFIPAAIVRGVAALLVSKPLVELPPIPDNVWVVQVPDCTKALLEIGVWFRENVLRCPVIAVTGSYAKTSVKTMAAEVLKELGNGLVSEKNYNNHLGVPLTLATAQPANRFALFELGMNHFGEIRTLTETARPTIGLITHIGRAHIEYFGSEEAIAKAKGELFEAMTPAGVRLVNLDDPYILALAKKYPGAFDLGYTLSNDNFDFKGRILRATPLEKDEHGCYGISLAGTELHSSLPGRFQQYNLLAAATIGIALDIPLPRIAKRLRDVRAVPMRGQLLHFDSITLIRDEYNASLHSMKAGLELLNDQSTAKRRIAVLGDIFELGEQVRNDHETLAEYIVEANPSVVYLCGAHCRWTFRRLQEVASQIKVMHSDSVEEIAHIVSQRLQPGDAILVKGSRGMAMERISNAILEIVENFSRDRK
- the murD gene encoding UDP-N-acetylmuramoyl-L-alanine--D-glutamate ligase, with amino-acid sequence MIDREVAYTAINRPRKVAVIGGERSGIAAAKLLQSLGIPCFLSDIAQGEKAEILRQKLLALNIPFELGEHSDEIFRGTDLIVTSPGVDSRSKLFVRARDACIPVWSELEFAWRLNPGKTIAISGTNGKSTTTTWLGEIFRSAKIPHVVAGNIGVAFSDCVHELTPEHWAILEVSSFQLEWIEKFQPDVAVLLNLAPDHLYRYDSLQQYYLTKRAIALHQTSKQVFVGNANDVNVELISKGLKSSLFPFSGSHPLERGVWLGHDRIYLRDTEPVAMRLASFDNIHLFGRHNLVNAAAVVAAAYSAGIEPEAINAGLFSFKGLPHRLELVPTTDGFHWYNDSKATTPDSTRVALLSFPQPVIWLAGGYDKGIDFTPLKKLVKRRVTQLIAFGAARDKVKTTFSDIVPIVEAETLREAVELARKQAQPGVDILLSPMCASFDEFNDFEDRGTKYAEYVRGITQ